One Nicotiana tabacum cultivar K326 chromosome 23, ASM71507v2, whole genome shotgun sequence genomic window, tgttgggtaatgggaagttgtccttaggacttgctttgttcaaatctctATAGTCCACACATACTCGgattttcccgtccttctttggcactgggacTACATTGGCCAACCATGTGCGGTATCGGACTACTCGGATTACACCAGCTTTTAATTGTttggcaacctcttctttaatcttatcgCTGATGTctgttttgaattttctttacttttgttGGATAGGTGGACAACCGGGATAAGTTGGCAACTTCTGTACCACTATATCGACACTTAGTCCTGGCATATCATAGTAAGACCAGGCAAACACTTCTTTaaattcaaacaagagtcggatCAGTGCATCTCTAGTTTTTTCCTCGGCGTGAATGTTTATTATGGTCTCTTTGATCTCTTCTGAACTGCCCAAATTAACAGGAAAAGATTCatagacgatgaaatattgattttatttcattgaattttgaagatatgagggtttacattggaatttaaaaagatgataaaactaaaaacattcgagttacaccctgaaataactcggaaTGTAGAAAAATGGCAAGACTGAactaccgggattcccgcctgaCTGGGAATGGAGTAGCCTGCTAGTTTTGCAATTTAGCATTGGGCCCCACATATTGCACCTCAGCAGTGCTCGAGCCTTCGCCTGGTTGGACCATGTGGACGTCATAGAGCATTTGCCTCATTGCTTCACAAATATCCTCAACTTCATCGGCCGTGAAagcctcttcttctttttctatataTCTTGGCTTAACAAACGATTTGGCGAGGTGCGAGATTGACTGAGGCAAAACCTACTCATCTTTCTTACGTTTATCGACCCATTTTTTATCGGTATCAGTGGCTTGGAAACCTATGCCAAAGAATTTCCTATTGGCAGCCAAGGTGACGGGTTTTGTGATACCCTGTAAGGATACCCCGAGCCCTTTTCTAGGTTTGTACCCATGCTTGATCATTTTGCTTGCGACCATGATTGATGCGCTTGATAAACAAGGTTGAGGGCATTGGGTTCCTTCCTTTCACTGGTCGGCGAGCACAATTTCGAAGGCTTGGTAGATTATATGCTCGCTTCCGTCTCTTACCTCGAGGTATGGGACTGACGGATCCTTGTAGATTGACTGTttatcttctccatggaccattATTTCTTGGTTCTCAtgctcgaacttgaccatttgatggaGAGTAGAGGGCACAGCTCCTgctgcatggatccatggtcttcctAACAGAAAGTTATAGGAAGTGGCCATGTCCAGAACTTGGAATGTTACTTCAAAATCTACGGGGCCAATGGTTAAGATTAAGTTAATCTCCCCTATTGTGTCCCTCTTGACACCACCAAAATCACGCACACAAACAGTGTTTGGTTTGATCCTttcagtcccaatttccatcctcAGCAATGTTGAAAGAGGGCAAATATCGACTCCGAACCTGCCGTCCAACATGATTATTTTCACATAGTATCCCTCACACTTGACAGTCAAGTGAAGGGCCTTGTTGTGGGCGGCTCCTTCGGGAGGCAAGCCGTTTAGGCTGAAGGAgattcgattgacctcaaaaaaTCGTTCTGCCATTCTTTCTAACTGTTCAACCGTGGTCTCAATTGGAACATACACCTCATTCAGCATCTTTAGAAGCACTTTTGGTGTTCATTTGAGCTCATCAGTAAAGACAAGAGTGAAACCTGGGAAGGGGCTTTTCTCAGTTCATCAATTACAGCAAACTCCAAGGTTTTCATCTTTCGGAAGAATTCCTCAGCTTCTTCAGCAGTTACAGGCTTCTTGAGGGGGAAACGCTTCTGCTTGGTTTTGTTCAATTCTTCTGGGTTATGATATTTCCCAGATTGGTTTGTTTCATTCACTTCCCCCTTAACTTGCATCCCTTTATATGTGACAATTGTGTGgttgtagttccaagggatgGCAGTAGTGTCTTTTATGGGATTTTGTGGTATGCAGCTAATGATCAAAGGCTCATCGAGCCTAGGTGGAATGATGGGCCCCGTGCCACGTAAGGCCCTTTTGGTACATATATTTTTGGCAGATTTGGCATGGTTTTCCTCTACTCCAATCTCTTGGGAGGGCTTAACATGGGTTGTCCCTTTCTGAGGGCTCTTGGGACTTAGAGAATGGCCTCTTTGGAAGGTGTTGCCCCTTGTCTTTGATTCCCCgtcctttccttcattttggggAGTGAAATTCATCTTTTTCTCATCCCTGACCTGTTTTGTCACTGCTTTAGGTTTCTTTTCAGAGTCAGCGATGGCAATTATTGCTTTTAATGCCGGGACAAATTCTTTGTCTTCATAGATCATCCCGATAACCGGCCCATTGTTGTGAGCTGGTAACGGATTGTTGGTTACATTGGGGACTTCCTTATCCCTTAACACTACCCTCTTCTGTTCGATCAGGTTCTCGACTGCTCTCTTAAGGGTCCAACAATCTTCAGTGTCATGCCCTTCTACCCTGGAGTGATAAGAGCACATGGTACCTGGCCTGTAGGATGGAGATTCTGGGTTCTGTCTGTTCGGCGGTACAGGTTGCAACAGGCCCATTTGGACTAATTTCGGGAAGAGGCTGGAGTACGACTCACCAATGGGTGTGAAGTCAGCTTTTCTGGGTGGTTCACGGGGACGGGTGTTATATTGGTAATTATTCTATGGTGGACGGGGATTATAcggagcttggtgaggagggttgtttcttggaggtggagcTCTGTTCTGATTGTAATGTTGTTGTGGTCGGGTGAACGGTTGAGAGTTCATTACTGCATAAGGATGAGGGGCCATAGCATAGGCTGCATCCTGGTGGGGGTAATAATGTTGCGGGGCCCTGGAAGGTGGACCAGAATAATCACGGGGTCTCCGAGAGTTTCTTAAGCTCGaaaccatcatggctccctcttctttttttcttccggCTTGCTAAACTTCCCGAGCCGCTCTGAATGGCTTGGGAAGTGGCTCTTAGAGCTGATTGACTTAAGATACGGCCAATTTTTAAGCCATTTTCTACTATTTGTCCAATTTTAATGGCCTCCGCGAATGGTTTGCCCAtggcagacatcatgttttggaaataatcgGCCTCTTGGGCTTGTAAGAAGACACTGACCATCTCGGTTTCATCCATCGGGGGTTTTATCCTGGCCGCTTGTTCACGCCATTTGATAGCGTATTCTCGGAAGCTTTCCGAGGCTTTCTTTTTGAGGTTGGATAAAGAATTTATGTTCGGAGCTATGTCCACGTTGTATTGGAATTGCCTCACAAAATCCCGGGCCAggtcatcccatatgtgccaaTGGGAGATATCTTGGTCTATATACCATTCAGAAGCGATTTCGATGAGGCTCTCTCCGAAGTAGGCCATTAACAACTCCGCTTTTCCACCAGCGCCCCTCAGTTGGTTACAGTATTGTTTTAAGTAAGCAATCGGGTCTCCATGCCCGTCATATCTTTCAAACTTTGGCATATTAAAGCCCACAGGTAaatgcacgtgagggaacatgcacagatcAGCATATGACATGCTCTTTTGATCACTCAGGCCTTGTATATTTTTGAGGCTTTGCTCAATGCTTTTGATTTTTCGTACTATCTCCTCTTGTTCAGGATTCCTCAAGACTCTCTCCTGTTCTACGAGAGATTCAAATTGTGGGTGATGAGGATAGGAATTTGGGGTAACCCGAGCGGTGTCCAATTGGAATTAGGTAGCTTGGAAAGTAAAAGTTGATGGTTCGAAGGTTTGTCGAGGCAGCGTTGGTTGTGACATACTAGAAGCTGGTGGTGCTGTGAACACGGTAGATGGTATTACTGAAGATggtgcctgggggcgaacctcaTAAGGCATTCCAGTGAAGTTTGTTGACATGGTGGGGAACCCAGATGGCATGAATGGGTTGGCTACTGAGATAGGGACATTGGTAGTTCCTCCCGTCCTTGGGATTAACTCGGGTAAACCTGGGATAGTACTGGGTGGCTCCCTGCCATTGGACCATGCATCCCACATTTCTAACATGCGGCATCTTAACCGCATATTctcctcagcagttgctgactcaAGTTGTGGGATAACTGATGCAGGGCTCTCTTCGGGCTCAACGATAGGTAGGTGACTCTCTGAGGCCATGGCGATACTTCCTTTAGATCTCGTGAAATAAGGGTGTGAAGCCAGATTACCactacaaaaccaaccacctaaaaATAGAACTTGTTCTTTTAAAGCACATGCAACAAACCAGTTAGtttgagacatttaacatatagggaatcgcatattggggatgcaatgcacctaaatagTTAAACATTTTGCTAAGATGTTTTTCAATGGCTGTGTGTTTCATCCCAGCTTtattgtctctctctctctctctctctttttctttcttgataATTTTCTTTTagggttatgatcgaatcctacgtggattgcctacgtattatggtgccgcatgaatcagatcattacgtagtttagGGGATAGATACAAAGTAACAAAgtgcaattttttattttattaataaaggATATCTCTTTCTTTTAGGTTTTTCATTACAGGGAATTAAAGTACTAACAacaatacagactcaaaacaagcgacaaaataatttaaaatgctagaaagcagtaaagtacAGACTCGAAAACTGGTTAATCAAAAGTACATGAGTGCTTCTACTGGTCTTCTTGGAGCATGTGGGGCACTAGCTGGTCTTTGCACGGGCCTTCATGCAATATCTTCTTGAAGACAGTCCAAGTCATCCATTACATGGTGGACGAAGGTCATCATAAAAGCAAAAAACATGGACctagtcatgtcttcacactCGTGACATTTCATCACAACATAGTCAGCTATTTCCTTGATCCTAGTTCTGATGACTCCTTTCTCTTGAAGCAGACGCCCAATCTGCTATGCCCGGGCTTCCAACACTTGTGCACTTGTGTTGTTTTGGTCATGTAGTTGTTGCACGCTTTCTTCTAGTTGGCAGATTAGTGCGTAACAATGCTCTTTTTCTGTTTTGAAATCTTTGGTTCGCTGGACCATCTCATTACCAACGGCAAacagcttttcctttagaattgtTATTTCTTTGCAATATTTCTGTCTCAAATGGTGGGCATGTTCTTCTGCTCCCTTAGCTAGTTTTGTTTGAGCATCTAGCAAATCCTTCTCGGTTTTATCAAGTCAGTTGCATAGTCATGGACCTTCATTCTTAAGTTGTTGATGATCTTTTCATCTCTCTCGCTTCTTACAGGCGTTTCGGCGGCTAACCTCATATTTCGGAGTTGGGCTCGAAGTGCCTCGTTCTCTCGGGTTAACTTTCTCTTTTCACCTTCAGCTACCTGTGCCTGCAAATCATTGTCAAATGTGAGGTTTCTCAATTTTTCCTCTAAGGCATGGACAGTGGCTtgatatttcttctctttttctccccagGCTAAACGTTCTTGGATCTTgtcatcaaaagcttgaacatgaggccttttggcgggaCTTTCTGGCTCGCGCTCTGGTTGCTCATCAATGCAATTCCTTTTCTTGAACCATGCGTCATTGCTCGGATTTACTTCGCCTTTGGCAATATCGGGTACTTGAGTATCCTTTTTCAAGTATCGATACCCATTCCAGATTTGTTGAATTAAAGCTTCGGGAAGTGGGGCTTCGGGATGTAGCTCAATAACTTGGACACTCAAGTCTTCATCCTCAGGTACTACTTGATGTCTTCCCAATTGCCTCAGAACCCTTTAGGGTGCATATGGTTGGACACTTCTCAAGCCCATCAATAGTAAATAATTCTTTGTGGTTGACATATATATAACTTCCCTCACCGGGACCCATCCTAAAGTCCACTCAATCTGATTTGCCTTTAAAACTCTCAAGTGGGCGATCCAAGCTTCAACCCCTTCCGGGGAGTTGTAATCATTCACGCCTTCTTCATAGCTTTCAATGAAGTTGCTCTTGCTTGGACCGTAGCTCATAAATTTCGAATGATGGCGAATATATTCAATTAACCACATTTGTAAAAGAATGTTGCAACCTTCGAAGAATGTTGCCCCCGCCTTACACAGAGTCAGTGCTCGATAGATATTCGCCAATATTAGTGGAGCGAGCGTGTGATCTTCCTTGTCAGTTAAGACTTGTGCAATTCCAGCCACATGAATATCAATTGTCCCATTTTCATTTAAGAAGACCATGACACCCAGAAATGCCACTATAAAGGTAAAACGACGGTGAACTTTCCAAGTATCTTTGCtttgtttgttgttcaaaccTTTTTCATGTGTTTCAAATCCCTCTGGATGCCCATATCGGGAGTATAGGAAGTAGAATGAGCAGCAGCCCTCGTTCACACGGTTCTTTCTTATTTGCTTACTGATGTTCATGATTTCAAAGAAACGGCGCATTGACATGGGCCTCGGGAATATGAGTTGTTGATTTCTCAAACCCCGACCAAAACCTGTATACCCCGCTATTTCCTCCAAGGTGGGAGTGAGCTCGAAGTCTGAGAAGCGGAAGACATTACGGACAGGATCCCAAAAGGTCACTAAAGCCTTGATTAGATCATTTCGTGGCTTAACTTTCATGATATCGGTGAGAGCACCCAGATGTTCGACTACCCAGTCTTGACCCTCTTtgtctaaatcataccaccacatttggaGTTGTAGCGGAGCTTGCTCTACGACATTTAATGGTGGATTCTGGACGGTATTCATTATGTACCTGTGAGCGGGCAAGGTTAAGGTTGACTCTAATTTTGAAAGACAAGACCAGCATAAGTAAAGGTGGCTATTTGTACAACATCGACAAAAACGGTCATTTTGCAATGGTGGCCCCTTCTTGCTTTTGAATAAAGTTTTGAGGCCGAAGTAAGGCACTTTTCTGGAAAAAACGGCGCCGGACTTAACCGAAGCTGGATCGGTTTCTTGATCAATGGAcatactttatttatttgattggAAAATTGGGGTTGgcaccgatgaggtttgcctacgtatttcacatccggtgagaatcagacccgcgtagttcagtcAGTTTTGACATCATTGGAAAAGCATGATATTGACTTACTTTCATTTTTGAAAtgcattttctttttctcatcATTTGTTTCAAAacttttggcagagtttcgaggcATTTTCAAATACTGGGGTTTTCAGAACCGGGTGAAttttctatcctacctcactcttggtttttctattgattttctttccttagccgGTCAACAAAAAAATCGAAATAAATAAATGCACACATAGCAGGTAAGacgcatcagaatggtcttttattttgggtacacctgtcctagacgggcTCAACCCCTATGCTGAGTCCCCTAAGTccaatgcacgtgatgcaagcaaacgtacctactagggattcggcgtgaggctatgttattctaggtttaaacctgggggtgtgttctagacatggcttacccaAGCAGACAGCTTGAGTCGAGGTGGGAGCGACGTACcgagagcacgaaagtctacccggtcTAGTGGCTGATCCATCCTCGTTCTATTTGAtatgacctctaacagaaaagtgcgccacgcgtacgtgtgcatcatatttttagaagactcataagggaggcgtaagaagacagtttaatatagttcaaataatataaAAGCGGTAAACGAGCggtaattagcacattaggcccacaaaatacagtaatatcaataatcaataaagccaagtatagatcacattaacaagctcgaattctgaaccctggaCCAAAGATTCTAGGTTCTctgatccccaacagagtcgccagagctgtcacacctctttttttccgagaagggtataagggagtttttccaatttaagtgacattattcgaattgggattatttaattaatatcagagtcgccactcggAATTATTTATTTACGGTGTTCCGAGTcaccatttatttttaaaatcccaaatcgagaaaatttgactccGTTAAAAGTATGCGAACCAGaagactgagtaaggaattctgttaatccgggagaaggtgttaggcacttccgaattccgtgattctagcacggtctcttaatgattcatacttggcttatttgatctaattactcattttaggacTTATGAGTATTTATCCTTTAGCGCTTTTAATTACTTGATTTATCTAAAGGATTACCTTAATTCGAGTTACACGTACGTATACCCGTTTAGTTTGGtgtgtcaaaaatcatgtcacgtgtatGTGTATACAACTCACGATATTTggtttatttaagaaaaatagtcaaagtcgcgcgaacgcgtaccttgGATTTATTTGAAAATCGAGATCACGTCATGCTAACATGTACGCAACCACGATAGTAGTTTAAAATCCGTGCCTAAAATCATTTCTACGAGTATTTGATTAAGGCATTTTATTTACTAAGAGTGTTTGACCATGGTCACGCGAACATGTACCTTAGTTTATTTTGGTATCACAATGATGTCACGCATGCGTTTacataattataataattaatttaattatgagTACCTAAAGTCATGCCTACGTTTCTAATACTATGTCGTATATCTAGGTGTAAAGGTTTAACACTAATGTTACATATTTGTTTGTATCTAATAGGGCAGCTTATCTACAAACTGCCTATCAGGCCCAGATTTTTTAGAAGTTTGAGGCCTGATAAGGACTGAGTCCAAATAGACTTTGGCCCATGAGTATATTGTCCATTGTTTGGAccatacttctaaattaattggAAAAGAATTTGGGCCTGTTTGAGTCCAATTGGACTCTGACCCAATTAAGCATCTAATCAGTTAAACACATTTGATTTAGAGGTTTGGGCCTAGTAATAAGTCTGAATGACTCTGGCCCAATGCATATTTATTTGAATGAGTTTGAATCTAACATTGGTAATGACATATGTAAAATTTACCTatattttgtttatattttaaagtAGAAGTAAAAGGATCTTTGAATAAAACAAATCGAAATCTAGTTAAAGTTGGCTCAATTTCCTACTGATTTGCCTAAGTTTTTCATTTAAAATGCTAAGtttaaaactcatttatatttgAAAATCTTAAAGTGATTATCTTTAATCAAAGTATTTGTTACAGTTTCAGGGATCCAATTGGTTTGGGCCTAAAACTGTATCAAATCCTGCTACATTAATTATCTTGTGAACAGCCCAGTTTCATACAAATTTGAGTTATTATATTTAATCACTAAAAAAATAGAGTAGTAAATGGTTAAAATATTATGCGGATCTATAGCATAAGAAGATGTAAAAAACAAAATTGTTACATTTCTTGCTTTGACTAACTGAACAGTGATAAAAATCTGCTTGTTATTACTTAAACAAATTTTCTGGACTGTTTTTCCCTTATTCTCACTAAGGCATACAGATCTCATGAACACAAAGCTTTAAACTTATTTTATAATTTGCTGACATTTTAACAGTACCACCTAAATTGCCTAGATAATtaatccttcatgaatttacacATGATATATTACTCTATCAGCATCATTTAGGTGATAACTTAGCTTAAAACATCCAGTCATATTAGAACCAACCACACACTTTATAAACAGTAAATGAAACTtcatagcaaaaagaatgaaAATTTAAATTGTTAAGGAGGTACCTTGACAgcagcaagaaaaataaaaatagtaaaaaaataagTCTCTGAATAAACTTTGAAGTAAAGCAGCACCAATGAAACCAGATTTCAAAAATAGGaagatattttttgattcttAAAAGATCAAGACTGATtcatagaaaagaaaagaaggttttTCTCTTAAGGATGAAAGGAAAATTTCTTTCAGGTAGTGCAGAGATTTCTGTGTGTATAATGTCACTCAAAACCTCTTCTTTTTAATGAAAAGGGACGAATGTATTTATAGAGTGGGGAGGTGAAAAGGGATAAGAATTAAGGTACAAAAAATCTATCAGAATTAGGGAAAATGGCATCTTCTTAACAGAAATGGGCAGCTGTCCAATTTTTAGTACCTTCCTTATCTCAAAAAATGGACAAGTGTCCAGATTCTGGATATTTTTGGATCTTATCCCTATTTTTCTACTCAGCATGGGGACAGTTGTCCCTATTCCAGAAAGGTCTAGTACTTTCTGAATTAATTTTAGAATTAGGTTTCCAAAATCGACCCTTAAGGGTCTTGGAATTACCTCAAAACCAGATTGGTTTTGTGCCTGAGTCGAGTGACTCTTGGCCTGAAGAGCTTGGGCTCTTAAACTTTTAACAAAGCTATGGGCATGTTTATATAGCCAGGcccaattaatttaaaaataaataacaggaaataaaacGCAACAgtaagcaaaaaaaataaaaaaaaataaacttaacactgattaatatattttaattaattaatgcaAATAAAATAACAGATGATGTAAAAATTAACAGAATATATTTAAACCttgattttgtatattttttaattaagtcCAGTTTAATTAGTTAAACTTAACGGAACATAGctaacaataataattaataaaaaataaaagcagaacggaatataacaataaaaataattaacaaaaccagaaaaataatagaaaatagccAAAACTTGTAAAAATAAAAGTAGATCTAACCGTGAAAAAACCC contains:
- the LOC142177063 gene encoding uncharacterized protein LOC142177063; the protein is MLNEVYVPIETTVEQLERMAERFFEVNRISFSLNGLPPEGAAHNKALHLTVKCEGYYVKIIMLDGRFGVDICPLSTLLRMEIGTERIKPNTVCVRDFGGVKRDTIGEINLILTIGPVDFEVTFQVLDMATSYNFLLGRPWIHAAGAVPSTLHQMVKFEHENQEIMVHGEDKQSIYKDPSEEIKETIINIHAEEKTRDALIRLLFEFKEVFAWSYYDMPGLSVDIVVQKLPTYPGCPPIQQK